A single window of Salvia splendens isolate huo1 chromosome 8, SspV2, whole genome shotgun sequence DNA harbors:
- the LOC121746176 gene encoding protein FAR1-RELATED SEQUENCE 3-like isoform X3: MDAELVGTEEVNMGHHGELSDDGDADSNISGDVDASGHLLVEDGIFAEPNVGMEFDSENAAKMFYEDYARTLGFNARVSSDRSTSREFLCSRNGLKKSAGESCGAMLRVEQRGENIWIVSKFVKDHSHAIVSRSKLRCLRPKRHFAATTNSAAKTFQGVDIVPSGVMYVSVDGNGISSEINHVAKNIPASGLNHPVKSIGTLGLTFEHCNQRRTLGRDAQNLLDYFKKMQAENHGFYYAIQLDEENRMANAFWADSRSRRAYSHFGDAVVLDTTYRMNQFRVPFAPFTGVNHHGQTILFGCTLLFDESEATYVWLFKTFLAAMNDHAPVSLTTDMDRAVQAAVTQVFPETRHCINKWDVLREGHDRMAHVCRDHPNFEVELYNCINMTETIEEFESFWLSMLDKYDLKRNDWLQSIYNSRKQWVPVYCRDSFFAAISPSPGFLSSFFDGYVNQQTTLPMFFRQYERVVENSFEREVEADFDTVCTTPVLKTPSPMENQAASMYTKRIFLKFQEELVETFVYTANRIDGDGNSSTFRVAKFEDVTKVYFVKLNIVEMKANCSCKMFEYSGILCRHVLTVFTVTNVLTLPSHYILKRWTRNAKSIIVADEQCDLQGSLMTRYNNLCKEAIRFAEEGAISLETYRASLLSLREGGIKVAGVKKNVAKAAPSSSQVGGVTNDDCRTSITNLEMTPLLWPHQDDIFRRCSLNDTAVPSHSDLSVPRMAPAFLNRDGGHSENMMILPCLKSMTWVMENKNSTPANKVAVINLKLQDYAKTPTGESEVKFTLSRVTLEPTLRSMAYISEQLSTANKVAVINLKLYMSKIILQKLQRLMLNGQRGIVCLGHKCILRYLSYCTLINAITLIVIICVAY, translated from the exons CTGACCGTTCAACCTCCAGGGAGTTTCTGTGTTCCAGGAATGGATTAAAGAAAAGTGCTGGTGAGAGCTGTGGGGCAATGCTTAGAGTTGAACAAAGGGGTGAAAACATATGGATTGTGTCAAAATTTGTGAAAGATCATAGCCATGCAATTGTTAGTCGTAGTAAGTTGCGGTGCCTTAGACCTAAAAGACATTTTGCTGCTACCACAAACAGTGCGGCCAAAACTTTCCAAGGTGTAGACATAGTTCCTAGTGGCGTCATGTATGTTTCCGTGGATGGAAATGGCATTTCTTCAGAAATTAACCATGTAGCGAAGAATATACCTGCTTCCGGATTAAATCATCCAGTGAAGAGTATTGGAACACTGGGCCTTACATTTGAGCATTGCAACCAAAGAAGAACATTGGGTAGGGATGCTCAAAATCTCCTTGATTATTTTAAGAAGATGCAGGCAGAGAATCATGGATTTTACTATGCTATACAACTTGATGAAGAGAACCGCATGGCTAATGCATTCTGGGCAGACTCTAGGTCAAGGAGAGCTTACAGTCATTTTGGAGATGCAGTTGTTCTGGATACAACGTACAGGATGAATCAATTTAGAGTACCATTTGCTCCATTTACAGGGGTGAACCATCATGGTCAAACTATTTTATTTGGTTGTACGCTACTTTTTGATGAATCTGAAGCTACATATGTGTGGCTATTTAAAACGTTTCTGGCTGCCATGAATGATCATGCGCCTGTCTCCCTGACCACAGATATGGACAGAGCCGTGCAGGCTGCAGTTACACAGGTTTTTCCTGAAACTCGCCATTGTATAAACAAATGGGACGTGCTAAGAGAAGGCCATGATAGAATGGCTCATGTATGTCGTGATCATCCTAACTTTGAGGTGGAGCTCTATAACTGCATCAACATGACAGAGACCATTGAGGAATTTGAGTCTTTTTGGCTATCAATGCTTGACAAGTATGATCTGAAGAGAAATGACTGGCTTCAGTCCATATATAATTCCCGCAAGCAATGGGTGCCTGTTTATTGTCGAGACTCCTTCTTTGCTGCCATTTCCCCCAGTCCTGGATTTCTGAGCTCCTTTTTTGATGGCTATGTGAATCAGCAAACTACTTTGCCAATGTTCTTTAGACAATATGAAAGAGTTGTAGAGAACTCATTTGAGAGGGAAGTAGAAGCTGATTTTGATACAGTATGCACCACTCCAGTGCTGAAGACACCTTCCCCTATGGAAAATCAGGCTGCTAGCATGTATACAAAGAGAATATTCTTGAAATTTCAAGAGGAATTAGTAGAGACATTTGTGTATACTGCAAATAGAATTGATGGAGATGGGAATAGTAGTACATTCAGGGTTGCTAAATTTGAGGATGTCACAAAAGTATATTTCGTCAAACTGAATATAGTGGAAATGAAAGCTAATTGTAGCTGTAAGATGTTTGAGTATTCCGGCATACTGTGCAGACATGTGTTAACAGTATTTACTGTAACAAATGTACTTACCTTACCATCTCACTACATCTTAAAGCGGTGGACCAGAAATGCTAAAAGCATCATTGTAGCCGATGAACAATGTGATCTGCAGGGATCTCTGATGACAAGATATAACAATTTATGCAAGGAAGCAATTAGATTCGCTGAAGAAGGGGCTATATCGCTGGAGACATACAGAGCATCACTTCTTAGTCTTAGAGAAGGAGGGATAAAGGTTGCTGGTGTTAAAAAAAATGTAGCAAAAGCTGCACCTTCTAGCTCACAGGTTGGTGGAGTTACTAATGATGATTGTAGAACATCAATAACAAACCTTGAAATGACCCCTCTACTTTGGCCACACCAAGATGATATTTTTCGACGCTGTAGTCTTAATGATACTGCTGTTCCTAGCCATTCAGATCTGAGTGTCCCACGCATGGCACCAGCTTTTCTTAACCGCGATGGTGGTCACTCCGAAAACATG ATGATTCTTCCTTGTCTTAAGTCAATGACTTGGGTAATGGAGAACAAGAACTCAACTCCAGCTAATAAGGTAGCTGTAATTAACCTGAAG TTACAAGACTACGCCAAGACTCCAACAGGAGAATCAGAGGTAAAGTTCACACTATCAAGGGTGACTTTGGAGCCCACGTTAAGGTCCATGGCCTACATCAGCGAACAGCTTTCAACTGCCAATAAGGTTGCTGTCATCAATTTAAAG TTATACATGTCAAAGATCATCCTCCAAAAACTGCAGAGATTGATGCTGAATGGACAAAGGGGAATTGTGTGTCTAGGCCATAAATGTATTTTGAGATACTTAAGTTATTGCACATTAATCAATGCAATAACTTTGATAGTGATTATATGTGTCGCCTACTAA
- the LOC121746176 gene encoding protein FAR1-RELATED SEQUENCE 3-like isoform X6 encodes MDAELVGTEEVNMGHHGELSDDGDADSNISGDVDASGHLLVEDGIFAEPNVGMEFDSENAAKMFYEDYARTLGFNARVSSDRSTSREFLCSRNGLKKSAGESCGAMLRVEQRGENIWIVSKFVKDHSHAIVSRSKLRCLRPKRHFAATTNSAAKTFQGVDIVPSGVMYVSVDGNGISSEINHVAKNIPASGLNHPVKSIGTLGLTFEHCNQRRTLGRDAQNLLDYFKKMQAENHGFYYAIQLDEENRMANAFWADSRSRRAYSHFGDAVVLDTTYRMNQFRVPFAPFTGVNHHGQTILFGCTLLFDESEATYVWLFKTFLAAMNDHAPVSLTTDMDRAVQAAVTQVFPETRHCINKWDVLREGHDRMAHVCRDHPNFEVELYNCINMTETIEEFESFWLSMLDKYDLKRNDWLQSIYNSRKQWVPVYCRDSFFAAISPSPGFLSSFFDGYVNQQTTLPMFFRQYERVVENSFEREVEADFDTVCTTPVLKTPSPMENQAASMYTKRIFLKFQEELVETFVYTANRIDGDGNSSTFRVAKFEDVTKVYFVKLNIVEMKANCSCKMFEYSGILCRHVLTVFTVTNVLTLPSHYILKRWTRNAKSIIVADEQCDLQGSLMTRYNNLCKEAIRFAEEGAISLETYRASLLSLREGGIKVAGVKKNVAKAAPSSSQVGGVTNDDCRTSITNLEMTPLLWPHQDDIFRRCSLNDTAVPSHSDLSVPRMAPAFLNRDGGHSENMMILPCLKSMTWVMENKNSTPANKVAVINLKLQDYAKTPTGESEVKFTLSRVTLEPTLRSMAYISEQLSTANKVAVINLKVAMTHNDF; translated from the exons CTGACCGTTCAACCTCCAGGGAGTTTCTGTGTTCCAGGAATGGATTAAAGAAAAGTGCTGGTGAGAGCTGTGGGGCAATGCTTAGAGTTGAACAAAGGGGTGAAAACATATGGATTGTGTCAAAATTTGTGAAAGATCATAGCCATGCAATTGTTAGTCGTAGTAAGTTGCGGTGCCTTAGACCTAAAAGACATTTTGCTGCTACCACAAACAGTGCGGCCAAAACTTTCCAAGGTGTAGACATAGTTCCTAGTGGCGTCATGTATGTTTCCGTGGATGGAAATGGCATTTCTTCAGAAATTAACCATGTAGCGAAGAATATACCTGCTTCCGGATTAAATCATCCAGTGAAGAGTATTGGAACACTGGGCCTTACATTTGAGCATTGCAACCAAAGAAGAACATTGGGTAGGGATGCTCAAAATCTCCTTGATTATTTTAAGAAGATGCAGGCAGAGAATCATGGATTTTACTATGCTATACAACTTGATGAAGAGAACCGCATGGCTAATGCATTCTGGGCAGACTCTAGGTCAAGGAGAGCTTACAGTCATTTTGGAGATGCAGTTGTTCTGGATACAACGTACAGGATGAATCAATTTAGAGTACCATTTGCTCCATTTACAGGGGTGAACCATCATGGTCAAACTATTTTATTTGGTTGTACGCTACTTTTTGATGAATCTGAAGCTACATATGTGTGGCTATTTAAAACGTTTCTGGCTGCCATGAATGATCATGCGCCTGTCTCCCTGACCACAGATATGGACAGAGCCGTGCAGGCTGCAGTTACACAGGTTTTTCCTGAAACTCGCCATTGTATAAACAAATGGGACGTGCTAAGAGAAGGCCATGATAGAATGGCTCATGTATGTCGTGATCATCCTAACTTTGAGGTGGAGCTCTATAACTGCATCAACATGACAGAGACCATTGAGGAATTTGAGTCTTTTTGGCTATCAATGCTTGACAAGTATGATCTGAAGAGAAATGACTGGCTTCAGTCCATATATAATTCCCGCAAGCAATGGGTGCCTGTTTATTGTCGAGACTCCTTCTTTGCTGCCATTTCCCCCAGTCCTGGATTTCTGAGCTCCTTTTTTGATGGCTATGTGAATCAGCAAACTACTTTGCCAATGTTCTTTAGACAATATGAAAGAGTTGTAGAGAACTCATTTGAGAGGGAAGTAGAAGCTGATTTTGATACAGTATGCACCACTCCAGTGCTGAAGACACCTTCCCCTATGGAAAATCAGGCTGCTAGCATGTATACAAAGAGAATATTCTTGAAATTTCAAGAGGAATTAGTAGAGACATTTGTGTATACTGCAAATAGAATTGATGGAGATGGGAATAGTAGTACATTCAGGGTTGCTAAATTTGAGGATGTCACAAAAGTATATTTCGTCAAACTGAATATAGTGGAAATGAAAGCTAATTGTAGCTGTAAGATGTTTGAGTATTCCGGCATACTGTGCAGACATGTGTTAACAGTATTTACTGTAACAAATGTACTTACCTTACCATCTCACTACATCTTAAAGCGGTGGACCAGAAATGCTAAAAGCATCATTGTAGCCGATGAACAATGTGATCTGCAGGGATCTCTGATGACAAGATATAACAATTTATGCAAGGAAGCAATTAGATTCGCTGAAGAAGGGGCTATATCGCTGGAGACATACAGAGCATCACTTCTTAGTCTTAGAGAAGGAGGGATAAAGGTTGCTGGTGTTAAAAAAAATGTAGCAAAAGCTGCACCTTCTAGCTCACAGGTTGGTGGAGTTACTAATGATGATTGTAGAACATCAATAACAAACCTTGAAATGACCCCTCTACTTTGGCCACACCAAGATGATATTTTTCGACGCTGTAGTCTTAATGATACTGCTGTTCCTAGCCATTCAGATCTGAGTGTCCCACGCATGGCACCAGCTTTTCTTAACCGCGATGGTGGTCACTCCGAAAACATG ATGATTCTTCCTTGTCTTAAGTCAATGACTTGGGTAATGGAGAACAAGAACTCAACTCCAGCTAATAAGGTAGCTGTAATTAACCTGAAG TTACAAGACTACGCCAAGACTCCAACAGGAGAATCAGAGGTAAAGTTCACACTATCAAGGGTGACTTTGGAGCCCACGTTAAGGTCCATGGCCTACATCAGCGAACAGCTTTCAACTGCCAATAAGGTTGCTGTCATCAATTTAAAG GTGGCTATGACACATAATGACTTCTGA